From a region of the Solanum stenotomum isolate F172 chromosome 2, ASM1918654v1, whole genome shotgun sequence genome:
- the LOC125854838 gene encoding agamous-like MADS-box protein AGL104: MGRAKIEIKRIENKTNRGVTYSKRRKGLIKKAYELSVLCDTDVALLMFSPTGRLTSFSPKQRIEDVFSRFLNLSERDKGRMMHGTNPAAASTTCQIHQELRQEINALLQQIHVAEEKLSMYEPDPGKMTSMEELEACEKQLETLLISVVKRKMSLSSKVKASEEESNEVDLLSYDDAFNQPQIFDCGTTSERNNVFSSTMVPPDIKGSKSNMNAEKGQAINDNNILSWPYMSPFK, translated from the exons ATGGGAAGAGCAAAAATAGAGATAAAGAGAATAGAGAACAAGACAAACAGAGGGGTGACATATTCAAAGCGTAGAAAAGGGCTAATTAAGAAAGCCTATGAGCTTAGTGTGCTGTGTGACACTGATGTTGCTCTACTCATGTTCTCTCCTACTGGTCGACTCACATCCTTCTCTCCAAAACAAAG AATTGAAGATGTGTTTTCTCGTTTTTTAAATCTCTCTGAACGCGATAAAGGGAG GATGATGCATGGAACCAATCCAGCTGCTGCCTCTACCACCTGCCAAATTCATCAG GAACTCAGGCAGGAAATTAATGCTTTGCTACAACAAATTCATGTAGCTGAGGAAAAATTAAG TATGTATGAGCCTGATCCTGGGAAGATGACATCAATGGAAGAGCTCGAAGCATGTGAGAAACAACTTGAGACCCTCTTAATTTCTGTCGTTAAGAGAAAG ATGAGTCTAAGTTCAAAAGTGAAAGCAAGCGAAGAAGAGAGCAACGAAGTGGATTTATTATCTTACGACGATGCTTTTAATCAACCACAAATTTTCGACTGTGGTACTACTTCTGAAAG gAATAATGTATTTTCCTCAACAATGGTTCCTCCAGATATTAAAGGAAGCAAATCCAATATGAATGCTGAAAAAGGCCAAGCTATAAATGATAATAACATCTTGTCATGGCCTTATATGTCACCATTCAAGTGA